In one Ochotona princeps isolate mOchPri1 chromosome 16, mOchPri1.hap1, whole genome shotgun sequence genomic region, the following are encoded:
- the SELENOW gene encoding selenoprotein W, translating to MALSVRVVYCGAUGYKPKYLQLKKRLEDEFPGCLDIRGEGTPQVTGFFEVMVAGKLVHSKKSGDGYVDTESKFLKLVAAIKAALAQG from the exons ATGGCCCTCTCCGTGAGAGTCGTGTATTG TGGTGCTTGAGGCTACAAGCCCAAG TATCTTCAGCTCAAGAAGAGGTTGGAAGATGAGTTCCCAGGATGCCTGGACATC CGTGGCGAGGGGACTCCCCAGGTCACCGGATTCTTTGAAGTGATGGTAGCCGGAAAGTTGGTCCACTCCAAGAAG AGCGGTGATGGCTACGTGGACACGGAGAGCAAGTTTCTGAAGCTGGTGGCTGCCATCAAAGCCGCCCTGGCGCAGGGCTGA